The Streptomyces sp. JB150 genomic interval GCACCCACTTCTTCTGCGACCAGAACAGGACCGCCGTGACGAGCGCCACCGCGATCACCAGCGTCCACGCCATCGCGGAGGCGAAGCCCATCTGGGCCTCCTTGAACCCCTTCTGGTAGAGGTAACAGGTGTAGACGAGCGTGGCGTCGGCCGGCCCGCACCGGGTGTCGGAGACGACGTACGCGGAGCCGAACACCTGGAACGCGTGGATGGACTCCAGCAGCACGTTGAAGAACAGCACCGGCGAGATCATCGGCAGCGTGATGTTCCAGAACCGCCGCAGCGGCCCGGCCCCGTCCACCTCGGCGGCCTCGTACAGCTCCTGCGGGACCTGCTTGAGCCCGGCCAGGAAGATCACCATGGGCGCGCCGAACTGCCAGATGCTGAGGGCCACCAGGGCGTAGAGGACGTAGTCCGGGTTGCCGATCCAGCCTCCGACGTCGAGCCCGAAGACCTTCTGCGTACGATCCACGATCGCGTCGTCCGAGAACAGCGCCCGCCACACGAAGCCCACCGAAACGCTGGCGCCGATCAGCGAGGGCATGTAGAACGCGGCCCGGTACAGGCCCTGCCCGCGCCGCTTCTGCGCGAGCAGCAGCGCGACACCGAGCGCGAGCAGCAGCTTCAGCGGAGTGGCCACGACGACGTACTTCAGCGTGACCTCGACCGACTTCTGCCAGCGCGGGTCCTGGAACATCGTCGTGAAGTTGTCCAGCCCCACCCACTTCGGCGGCGTGAACAGGTTGTAGCTGGTGAACGCGTAGTACAGCGACGCGATCATCGGCCCCGCCGTGAGCAGCAGGAATCCCGCGAGCCACGGCGACATGAAGAGATAGCCGGCGAGGTTCTCGCGGCGCCGCCCGCGCCGCCCGGCGGCGGGAGGGGCGGACCGCTTCCCGGCCGGGCGCACGGGCGCTTCCTTGACGAGCGTCATGGTGGTACGTCCCCTCAGCCCGCGAACGCGGCCTTGGCCTCGCTGAACAGCGCCTTCGCGGCGTCGGCCGGCTTGGTCTTGCCCTGGGCGACCTCCCCGCCGAGCCGCAGGAACGCCGCCTCGATGACATCCGCGCCGGACGGGTGCGGGGTGATCTTCCCGAGCACTCCGGCGTCGGCGACCTTCTCCTCGTACGCCCGGACGCCCTTGTTGGTCTCGTCGGCGGGCGTGAACGCCTCGTACTGCTCGGTCGTGGCGAGGATGCCGCGGTCGTAGCCCATGATCCTGCCGACCTCGGGGTCGTGCACCATGAAGTCGATGAACTGGGCGACCTCCTCGGGGTGCTTGGTCCCGGAGAAGGCGCTGAGCATCAGCGAGCCGAGGTACTGGCCGGTGTCCTTGCCGTTGGTGGTGGGGATCGGCGCG includes:
- a CDS encoding sugar ABC transporter permease → MTLVKEAPVRPAGKRSAPPAAGRRGRRRENLAGYLFMSPWLAGFLLLTAGPMIASLYYAFTSYNLFTPPKWVGLDNFTTMFQDPRWQKSVEVTLKYVVVATPLKLLLALGVALLLAQKRRGQGLYRAAFYMPSLIGASVSVGFVWRALFSDDAIVDRTQKVFGLDVGGWIGNPDYVLYALVALSIWQFGAPMVIFLAGLKQVPQELYEAAEVDGAGPLRRFWNITLPMISPVLFFNVLLESIHAFQVFGSAYVVSDTRCGPADATLVYTCYLYQKGFKEAQMGFASAMAWTLVIAVALVTAVLFWSQKKWVHYEEAAK